In one window of Arthrobacter pascens DNA:
- a CDS encoding FAD-dependent oxidoreductase translates to MQTLAIVGASLAGISAARAARARGFAGRLVIIGDEPHRPYDRPPLSKDFLAGKISVEHLGLESPYEAERGDPLQAEWLGGAAACCLDAAARTVKPTDGREIEADGVVIATGASARILPVLAGLANVFTLRTLDDAQYLGSQLIPGVRLVIVGAGFIGAEVASTARTLGADVTVVSSESVPLSRPFGVEMAAEIARLHGINGVELICDAAIDSYDVSEGEVSGLRLEGGRYLPADVVLVVEIEAGDPAAHNFLAVYLRGSEPLAVLGANQTRLFTKWRRQLNPARPAANQAAVVQPVPPDTWQTPGARPVLAPSFA, encoded by the coding sequence ATGCAGACACTGGCAATAGTAGGGGCGTCGCTGGCTGGAATATCGGCTGCGCGCGCCGCCCGGGCCCGGGGCTTCGCCGGGCGCCTGGTCATCATCGGTGACGAGCCGCACCGCCCCTATGACAGGCCGCCTCTTTCCAAAGACTTCCTGGCAGGAAAGATCAGCGTGGAGCACCTCGGACTGGAGAGCCCGTATGAGGCTGAACGCGGAGATCCGCTGCAGGCTGAGTGGCTCGGGGGAGCAGCGGCATGCTGCCTGGATGCAGCCGCAAGGACGGTGAAGCCCACCGATGGCAGGGAAATAGAGGCCGACGGCGTCGTCATCGCCACGGGGGCATCCGCGCGGATTCTGCCCGTACTCGCCGGACTGGCCAACGTCTTCACCCTGCGTACCTTGGACGATGCACAGTACCTCGGCAGCCAATTGATACCAGGCGTCAGGCTCGTCATCGTAGGGGCAGGATTTATCGGCGCCGAGGTTGCTTCCACGGCCCGCACCCTTGGAGCTGACGTCACCGTCGTCTCCTCGGAGTCCGTTCCCCTCAGCCGTCCATTCGGAGTGGAGATGGCAGCCGAAATCGCCCGGTTACATGGAATTAACGGGGTGGAGCTGATTTGTGACGCTGCCATCGACTCGTATGACGTCAGCGAAGGAGAGGTAAGCGGGCTCCGCCTGGAAGGTGGCCGCTACCTGCCTGCCGACGTCGTCCTGGTTGTAGAGATCGAAGCCGGCGACCCGGCGGCCCACAACTTCCTTGCTGTGTACCTCCGGGGGAGCGAGCCTCTGGCCGTCCTGGGAGCCAACCAGACCCGCCTCTTCACCAAATGGCGCCGGCAGTTGAACCCTGCACGGCCAGCCGCAAACCAGGCTGCTGTTGTGCAGCCAGTTCCGCCAGATACCTGGCAGACCCCTGGAGCCCGGCCAGTGCTGGCACCCAGTTTTGCCTGA
- a CDS encoding quaternary amine ABC transporter ATP-binding protein, translating to MNSPDISVRNLWKVFGPGGEKIPENPELSSLGSAELLEGTGCVAAVRNLSFDVAKGEVFVVMGLSGSGKSTLIRCLTRLIEPTSGQVLVDGKDVLQAGIGELRELRRRKMSMVFQHFGLLPHRTVLDNVSYGLQIRGAAKKERYGRAREIIELVGLKGYEQHYPDQLSGGMQQRVGLGRALAGDPDTILFDEPFSALDPLIRRDMQAEVIRLHKEMGKTMVFVTHDLSEALKLGDRILIMRNGEMVQCGTGDELVGSPADKYIQDFVSEVPRADVLTLKWITRPVAAGTPLDAPVLSSGTIIRDAIAAVMHSSCPVLVEDAEGRITGQIDRDSILSVLQPAEAAA from the coding sequence ATGAACAGCCCCGATATCTCAGTACGAAACCTCTGGAAGGTGTTTGGACCGGGGGGCGAAAAGATCCCGGAGAATCCTGAGCTTTCGTCCCTCGGTTCTGCTGAACTGCTGGAAGGCACCGGCTGCGTGGCCGCCGTCCGGAACCTGAGTTTCGACGTCGCAAAGGGCGAGGTCTTCGTGGTCATGGGACTTTCCGGATCCGGAAAATCAACCCTGATCCGCTGCCTCACCCGGCTGATCGAACCTACTTCGGGCCAAGTGCTCGTAGACGGCAAAGATGTCCTGCAGGCAGGTATCGGGGAACTGCGGGAACTGCGACGGCGGAAGATGTCCATGGTGTTCCAGCACTTCGGACTCCTCCCGCACCGGACAGTGCTGGACAACGTCTCCTACGGGCTGCAGATCCGCGGCGCGGCCAAGAAGGAACGCTACGGCCGGGCCAGGGAGATCATCGAGCTGGTTGGGCTGAAAGGCTATGAACAGCATTACCCGGACCAGCTCTCCGGCGGCATGCAGCAGCGCGTTGGCCTGGGCCGTGCCTTGGCCGGCGATCCGGACACCATCCTCTTCGACGAACCTTTCTCAGCGCTGGATCCCCTCATCCGCCGCGACATGCAGGCGGAGGTCATCCGGCTGCACAAGGAAATGGGCAAAACCATGGTGTTCGTCACCCATGACCTCTCCGAGGCGCTCAAGCTTGGCGACCGCATCCTGATCATGCGCAACGGCGAGATGGTCCAGTGCGGCACAGGGGACGAGCTGGTGGGATCCCCTGCAGACAAATACATCCAGGATTTTGTGTCCGAGGTTCCCCGCGCGGACGTCCTGACCTTGAAGTGGATCACCCGTCCCGTGGCGGCCGGAACTCCCTTGGACGCCCCCGTCCTCAGTTCCGGGACGATCATCAGGGACGCCATCGCTGCCGTCATGCACTCCTCCTGCCCCGTCCTCGTGGAGGATGCGGAAGGCAGGATCACCGGGCAGATCGACCGCGACAGCATCCTGTCGGTGCTGCAGCCAGCGGAAGCAGCGGCCTGA
- a CDS encoding ABC transporter permease yields the protein MSTLVRDRDRATTQPAPPALKEPRRRPSRRTVLLAGAAIIWILGFAVLHGTSTLNLPASELTDLHRSLNQFNAWVAANRADNPVFLYIFTPLRAAVDGVANLFITMFAASSTGLRLPEIGWLGTIGLLGWIAFAFGNARVALLTVCVFIFFGLQGLFVEATFTFALVLTAVLLTLLIGIPLGLLAGVYGQVAKVITPVLDFMQTLPTFVYLAPLALIFLIGPASAVIATVIYAAPPVIRLTAHGIRAIPENTREASDSLGTTGLQRLLTLQLPMARRTVVMGINQSTMAALSMVTIAALIAAPGLGQVVVRALQSLDVGTAVNAGLSIVLLAIMLDRVTTAASRRAEPGAARNRRISPRTRYILLGVTLVLALAMVQFSRSMLWAAAFPKDLNLGPVIIQGVGSASHWLQTNLSLFTVSFREAVTTGILNPFQSLLTDTPFYVLVAVIAIAAYALGGWKLAAVTTACLGVIIYLGLWSDSMVTLAGTLVATVVVMILGVIFGVAMGRSARVDQILRPMLDAGQTMPAFVYLVPFLGLFGATRFTAIIAGIIYAAPVAIKITADGIAAISPTVVEAAVSSGSTPWQVITKVQLPMARKSLALAANQGLIYVLAMVVVGALVGAGGLGYDVVAGFVQSALFGKGLAAGLAIVFLGILLDRMTQAAAATPVRKIPSTKTPSTKVPAT from the coding sequence ATGTCTACGCTCGTCCGGGACCGTGACCGGGCCACGACGCAGCCGGCACCCCCCGCTCTCAAAGAACCACGCCGCCGGCCCAGCCGGCGCACCGTGCTGCTGGCCGGGGCTGCCATCATCTGGATCCTGGGATTTGCGGTCCTGCACGGGACATCCACGCTGAACTTGCCTGCCTCCGAACTGACTGACCTGCACCGCTCCCTCAACCAGTTCAACGCCTGGGTGGCTGCCAACCGCGCCGACAACCCGGTGTTCCTGTACATCTTCACGCCCCTGAGGGCAGCAGTCGACGGTGTGGCCAATCTCTTCATCACGATGTTTGCCGCGAGTTCCACGGGCCTGCGCCTGCCGGAGATCGGCTGGCTTGGAACCATAGGACTGCTTGGTTGGATAGCGTTCGCGTTCGGGAACGCCCGGGTCGCCCTGCTGACAGTTTGCGTCTTCATATTCTTCGGGCTCCAGGGCTTGTTCGTTGAGGCCACGTTCACGTTCGCCCTGGTCCTCACCGCTGTACTGCTGACCCTCCTGATCGGGATCCCGCTCGGTCTCCTGGCCGGTGTCTATGGCCAGGTTGCCAAGGTGATCACGCCGGTACTGGACTTCATGCAGACGCTGCCCACGTTCGTTTACCTGGCTCCGCTGGCCCTGATCTTCCTCATCGGCCCGGCTTCGGCCGTCATCGCCACGGTGATCTATGCAGCGCCGCCAGTTATCCGGCTGACCGCGCACGGCATCCGGGCTATCCCGGAGAACACCCGTGAAGCCTCCGACTCGCTGGGTACAACGGGCCTGCAGCGGTTGCTCACCCTGCAGCTTCCCATGGCCCGGCGCACGGTTGTCATGGGCATCAACCAAAGCACCATGGCGGCCCTGTCCATGGTCACCATCGCAGCGCTGATTGCAGCTCCAGGGCTTGGCCAAGTGGTGGTCCGGGCGCTGCAATCCCTCGACGTGGGCACTGCTGTGAACGCCGGCCTCTCCATTGTCCTGCTCGCGATCATGCTGGACCGGGTGACCACTGCGGCGAGCCGCCGGGCGGAACCGGGAGCAGCCCGGAACCGCAGGATTTCCCCCAGGACCAGGTACATCCTCCTCGGCGTCACGCTGGTACTGGCACTGGCCATGGTGCAGTTCTCCCGGAGCATGCTGTGGGCTGCGGCTTTTCCCAAGGACCTCAACCTCGGCCCGGTCATCATCCAGGGCGTCGGGTCCGCCAGCCATTGGCTGCAGACCAACCTGTCCCTGTTCACGGTGTCCTTCAGGGAAGCTGTCACCACCGGAATCCTCAACCCGTTCCAATCCCTGCTCACGGACACCCCCTTCTACGTCCTCGTAGCGGTCATTGCCATCGCGGCCTACGCACTGGGCGGCTGGAAGCTCGCTGCTGTGACCACGGCATGCCTGGGTGTGATTATCTACCTTGGCCTCTGGAGCGACTCCATGGTCACCCTGGCCGGAACGCTGGTAGCCACCGTGGTGGTCATGATCCTGGGCGTCATCTTCGGCGTCGCAATGGGCCGGTCCGCACGGGTGGACCAGATCCTTCGGCCCATGCTGGATGCCGGCCAGACCATGCCGGCCTTTGTCTACCTGGTCCCGTTCCTGGGCCTGTTCGGCGCCACCCGCTTCACGGCCATCATCGCCGGCATCATTTACGCGGCCCCCGTAGCCATCAAGATCACAGCCGACGGCATCGCAGCCATCTCCCCGACAGTTGTCGAGGCTGCTGTCTCCAGCGGCTCTACCCCCTGGCAGGTGATCACCAAGGTCCAGCTTCCGATGGCCAGGAAATCCCTGGCCCTCGCCGCCAACCAGGGCTTGATCTATGTCCTGGCCATGGTGGTAGTAGGTGCGCTTGTAGGTGCAGGTGGCCTCGGGTACGACGTCGTCGCCGGCTTTGTCCAAAGCGCGCTCTTCGGCAAGGGCCTCGCCGCAGGCCTTGCCATCGTCTTCCTCGGCATCCTGCTTGACAGGATGACCCAGGCAGCCGCAGCCACTCCGGTGCGGAAAATCCCCTCAACCAAGACCCCCTCCACCAAGGTCCCTGCAACGTGA
- a CDS encoding aromatic ring-hydroxylating oxygenase subunit alpha, with amino-acid sequence MTVEVTTPSLIPTLPGSTYVDEGVFRAEQERIFEQMWFCAIRSADLDKPGAWRTVQVGRESVLISRTRKGQIRAFYNICRHRGVKLCMEEQGETARNFQCPYHAWTYDFEGKLIAAPNLTKMPDIDRDEYGLVKVHVREYLGYVWVCLADEPPSFEEDVMGAIEERLGDVHAIDGYDVANLSLGRRIRYDVKANWKLIIENFMECYHCATIHPELTEVLPEFADGLAAQYFVGHGAEFGEDIKGFTIDGSEGLDLIPGVGEDQDRRYYAITIKPTVFVNLVPDHVIIHRMFPMAADHTIVECDWLYLPSVVESGKDVTASVELFHRVNQQDFDACERCQPAMGSRIYAKGGVLVPSEHHIGAFHDWIQEKVGDVVPKT; translated from the coding sequence ATGACCGTTGAGGTAACCACGCCGAGCCTGATTCCCACGTTGCCGGGGTCCACTTATGTGGATGAGGGTGTTTTCCGTGCTGAGCAGGAGCGGATTTTTGAGCAGATGTGGTTTTGTGCCATCCGTTCTGCTGATTTGGATAAGCCAGGTGCCTGGCGGACTGTCCAGGTCGGTCGCGAGAGTGTATTGATCAGCCGGACCCGTAAGGGCCAGATCCGTGCGTTTTATAACATCTGCCGTCACCGCGGGGTGAAGTTGTGCATGGAAGAGCAGGGCGAAACGGCCCGGAACTTCCAGTGCCCGTACCACGCCTGGACCTATGACTTTGAGGGCAAGCTGATTGCCGCTCCGAACCTGACCAAGATGCCTGACATCGACCGGGACGAGTATGGCCTGGTCAAGGTCCACGTCCGTGAATACCTTGGCTATGTCTGGGTATGCCTGGCCGACGAGCCGCCCTCGTTCGAAGAGGACGTCATGGGCGCCATCGAAGAGCGGCTGGGAGATGTCCATGCCATTGACGGTTACGACGTGGCCAACCTGAGCCTGGGCCGGCGGATCCGGTATGACGTGAAGGCCAACTGGAAACTCATCATTGAGAATTTCATGGAGTGCTATCACTGCGCGACGATCCACCCGGAGCTGACCGAGGTCCTGCCGGAGTTCGCGGACGGCCTGGCCGCCCAGTACTTCGTGGGTCACGGTGCCGAGTTCGGTGAGGACATCAAAGGCTTCACCATCGACGGCTCAGAAGGCCTGGACCTGATTCCGGGTGTCGGCGAAGACCAGGACCGGCGCTATTACGCGATCACCATCAAGCCCACAGTGTTCGTGAACCTGGTCCCTGACCACGTGATCATCCACCGGATGTTCCCGATGGCCGCTGACCACACCATCGTTGAGTGCGACTGGCTGTATCTGCCGAGCGTGGTCGAAAGCGGCAAGGACGTCACCGCATCCGTGGAGCTGTTCCACCGGGTCAACCAGCAGGACTTCGACGCGTGCGAACGCTGCCAGCCGGCCATGGGCTCCAGGATCTACGCCAAGGGCGGCGTGCTGGTCCCCAGCGAGCACCACATCGGCGCGTTCCACGACTGGATCCAGGAAAAAGTCGGCGACGTCGTCCCGAAAACCTAG
- a CDS encoding MBL fold metallo-hydrolase, which yields MGVTIENLVTSGIFSLDGGTWDVDNNVWIVGNNDECVIIDSPHDASAIISQVRGRQVKAILLTHAHNDHIGAALEVAEAVDAPIFLNAEDLMLWEQIYPDARPHHFLADGDVFQVAGAELRAIHTPGHSPGSTCFHLESEGTVFTGDTLFNGGPGATGRSFSDYPTILASIRNRLLTLPAETVVRTGHGESTTIGAERETLSRVP from the coding sequence ATGGGCGTCACCATCGAGAACCTGGTCACCTCGGGCATCTTCTCGCTCGACGGCGGCACCTGGGACGTGGACAACAACGTCTGGATCGTGGGCAACAACGACGAATGCGTGATCATCGATTCCCCGCATGACGCCTCCGCAATCATCAGCCAGGTCCGCGGCCGGCAGGTCAAAGCGATCCTGCTGACCCATGCGCACAACGACCACATCGGGGCGGCCCTCGAAGTCGCCGAGGCGGTGGATGCGCCGATTTTCCTGAACGCAGAGGACCTGATGCTCTGGGAACAGATCTATCCCGACGCCAGACCGCACCACTTTCTCGCAGACGGAGACGTATTCCAGGTTGCCGGTGCGGAACTGAGGGCCATTCACACCCCAGGTCATTCGCCCGGCTCCACCTGCTTCCACCTGGAAAGCGAGGGAACCGTCTTCACCGGAGACACGCTGTTCAACGGGGGTCCGGGCGCGACGGGCAGGTCCTTCAGCGACTACCCGACCATCCTCGCCTCCATCCGGAACCGGCTGCTGACCCTCCCGGCCGAAACGGTGGTCCGCACCGGTCACGGCGAGAGCACAACCATCGGGGCGGAGCGGGAGACCCTGTCCCGGGTTCCGTAG
- a CDS encoding bifunctional 3-phenylpropionate/cinnamic acid dioxygenase ferredoxin subunit has protein sequence MHHACPLTALAPGEAMRLETSPPIAVFHTEDGELFALDDTCTHQDASLADGWVEGCEVECPLHASKFNLRTGEVDAPPAKLPVRAHKVFVVDGQIMVEESSHAPNLPPGLTINGHV, from the coding sequence ATGCACCACGCCTGCCCCCTCACCGCGTTGGCACCCGGAGAAGCGATGCGTCTTGAGACGTCGCCCCCGATCGCCGTCTTCCATACGGAGGACGGGGAGCTGTTCGCCCTGGACGACACCTGCACCCATCAGGACGCTTCGCTCGCCGACGGCTGGGTGGAGGGCTGCGAGGTGGAATGCCCTCTGCACGCCTCAAAGTTCAACCTCCGCACCGGTGAAGTGGACGCTCCACCTGCCAAGCTGCCGGTACGGGCGCACAAAGTCTTCGTTGTGGATGGCCAAATCATGGTCGAAGAATCCAGCCACGCACCCAACCTTCCGCCCGGCCTGACCATCAACGGTCATGTCTAG
- a CDS encoding ABC transporter substrate-binding protein: protein MKKAGHLLKRTIPAVAGAAAAALLLSACGGASVNQVAAAGGSSAAPCGAVNVAMNAWVGYTANAAVYSYVAKNQLGCTVVQKDLNEQISWQGFSSGEVDVIMENWGHDDLAKQYITDQKAAVDAGPTGNEGHIGWYVPPWMAEKYPDITDGKNLNKYASMFATSESGGKGQVLDGDPAFVTNDEALVKNLNLDYKVVFSGSEAALIQSFRTAQQNKTPLLGYFYEPQWFLSEVPLKKVALPAWTKGCDADAEKVACDYPVYTLNKVMSTKFADSGSPAAKLAKGFKWTNDDQNAVATDIQGGTAPEAAAKKWVDAHQDVVASWLK from the coding sequence ATGAAAAAAGCTGGACATCTGTTGAAACGAACTATCCCGGCCGTGGCGGGTGCAGCCGCCGCCGCCCTGCTTCTGTCAGCCTGCGGCGGCGCCTCCGTGAACCAGGTAGCTGCCGCCGGCGGTTCCTCCGCCGCCCCCTGTGGAGCCGTTAATGTCGCCATGAACGCATGGGTGGGCTATACCGCCAATGCCGCCGTCTACAGCTACGTGGCGAAAAACCAGCTTGGCTGCACAGTGGTCCAGAAGGACCTGAACGAGCAGATCTCCTGGCAGGGTTTCTCCTCCGGTGAGGTGGACGTCATCATGGAGAACTGGGGCCATGATGACCTGGCCAAGCAGTACATCACGGACCAGAAAGCGGCCGTCGACGCCGGTCCCACCGGCAACGAAGGTCACATCGGGTGGTACGTACCACCATGGATGGCCGAAAAGTACCCGGACATCACGGACGGGAAGAACCTGAACAAGTACGCCTCGATGTTTGCCACGTCCGAGTCAGGCGGAAAAGGCCAGGTCCTCGACGGCGATCCAGCCTTCGTCACCAACGACGAGGCCCTGGTGAAGAACCTGAACCTGGACTACAAGGTGGTGTTCTCGGGATCAGAGGCAGCCCTGATCCAGTCATTCAGGACGGCGCAGCAGAACAAGACGCCGCTGCTGGGCTACTTCTACGAGCCGCAATGGTTCCTGTCAGAGGTTCCGCTGAAGAAGGTCGCCCTGCCGGCCTGGACCAAGGGCTGCGACGCCGATGCGGAAAAGGTGGCCTGTGACTACCCGGTCTACACGCTCAACAAGGTCATGTCCACAAAGTTCGCGGACAGCGGCTCCCCCGCAGCCAAGCTCGCCAAGGGCTTCAAGTGGACCAACGACGACCAGAATGCCGTTGCCACGGACATCCAGGGCGGCACGGCGCCTGAGGCGGCCGCCAAGAAGTGGGTGGACGCGCACCAGGACGTCGTGGCTTCCTGGCTTAAGTAA
- a CDS encoding aldehyde dehydrogenase family protein yields MSGIQLAGTVQATDQDAALLKGLFIDGRWSEPSAGKTRVITCPADGARVTEVAECTSADAREAVGSARRAFDGGAWPGTSEKERGKVLLRTAELLERDKAVYARAEALDTGKRYVEAEYDIDDIAACFRYYGGIAGTDAGRVIDTGVPGTISRIVHAPVGVCGLITPWNYPLLQASWKVAPALLAGNTFVLKPSELTPSTSILLMDTLLEAGLPAGVANLVTGTGPEVGAVLSESPDVDLVSFTGGLATGIHIMKTAADTVKRVALELGGKNPNIVFADADRESALDNALTAVFLHSGQVCSAGTRLIIEESIHDEFVAELVRRARAIRLGGPFDELAETGPLISAAHRDKVHAYVQAGIAEGATLLCGGYIPATGAEALGTYYPPTILDGCHTSMKVVQDESFGPVLTVETFSTEQEAITLANDTAYGLAGAVWTHDGSRAQRVATALRHGTVWINDYHPYVPQAEWGGFGKSGNGRELGLQGLAEYRETKHIWQNVNPQPGHWFEPPHAGVQL; encoded by the coding sequence ATGAGCGGCATCCAGCTGGCCGGGACTGTCCAGGCGACGGACCAGGACGCGGCGCTGCTGAAGGGTCTGTTTATCGACGGCCGGTGGAGTGAACCCTCCGCCGGAAAAACACGCGTCATCACGTGCCCTGCGGATGGCGCTAGGGTCACCGAGGTTGCTGAGTGCACCTCCGCCGACGCCAGGGAAGCAGTTGGCAGCGCCCGCCGGGCGTTCGACGGCGGCGCGTGGCCCGGTACCAGTGAAAAGGAACGGGGAAAGGTTCTCCTCAGAACCGCAGAACTGCTGGAGCGCGACAAGGCCGTCTACGCCCGCGCCGAAGCCCTCGACACGGGTAAGCGCTACGTCGAGGCGGAATACGACATCGACGATATCGCCGCCTGCTTTCGGTACTACGGCGGTATTGCCGGAACAGACGCCGGCCGCGTGATCGATACGGGAGTTCCCGGCACCATCAGCCGCATCGTCCATGCCCCGGTAGGTGTGTGCGGGCTCATCACGCCATGGAACTACCCCCTCCTGCAGGCATCGTGGAAGGTGGCCCCGGCCCTGCTGGCCGGTAATACTTTCGTCCTCAAACCCAGCGAACTAACGCCCTCCACGTCCATCCTGCTGATGGATACGCTCCTTGAGGCCGGGCTCCCCGCAGGTGTGGCCAACCTCGTTACCGGCACCGGTCCCGAAGTCGGCGCTGTCCTAAGCGAAAGCCCGGACGTTGACCTGGTCTCTTTCACGGGCGGCCTGGCCACCGGGATCCACATCATGAAGACCGCCGCCGACACCGTGAAGCGGGTCGCCCTGGAACTGGGCGGGAAAAATCCGAACATTGTCTTCGCCGATGCCGACCGTGAGTCCGCACTGGACAACGCCCTCACCGCGGTGTTCCTGCATTCGGGGCAGGTGTGCTCGGCCGGGACCAGGCTCATCATCGAAGAATCAATCCACGATGAATTCGTGGCGGAACTTGTACGCCGCGCCCGGGCCATCCGGCTTGGCGGTCCCTTCGACGAACTCGCGGAAACCGGCCCGCTGATCTCGGCCGCGCACCGGGACAAGGTACATGCCTACGTCCAGGCGGGCATCGCTGAAGGAGCCACGCTGCTGTGCGGCGGCTACATTCCCGCTACCGGCGCGGAAGCACTCGGCACCTACTACCCGCCCACTATCCTGGACGGCTGCCACACCTCCATGAAGGTAGTCCAGGACGAGTCGTTCGGACCGGTCCTGACGGTGGAGACCTTCAGCACCGAACAGGAAGCCATCACGCTGGCCAACGACACCGCCTACGGATTGGCGGGAGCCGTGTGGACGCATGACGGATCACGGGCCCAACGCGTGGCCACCGCGCTGCGCCACGGCACCGTCTGGATCAATGACTACCACCCCTATGTACCGCAAGCCGAGTGGGGCGGCTTCGGCAAGTCCGGAAACGGGCGCGAACTGGGGCTCCAAGGTCTTGCGGAGTACAGGGAGACCAAGCACATCTGGCAAAACGTCAATCCACAGCCCGGCCATTGGTTCGAGCCTCCACATGCAGGAGTACAGCTATGA
- the betA gene encoding choline dehydrogenase: MTNESYDYVIVGGGSAGSVLADRLSADGSSTVLVLEAGRSDYPWDLFIQMPAALTFPSGSRFYDWRYESDPEPHMHGRRIAHARGKVLGGSSSINGMIFQRGNPLDYERWGGDAGMDTWDFAHCLPYFKRMENALAAAPDDELRGHDGPLVLERGPARNPLFQAFFRASEEAGHQRTDDVNGFRQEGFGPFDRNVHKGQRLSASRAYLRPNKGRPNLTIRTRALAAKVNFDGTTATGVTYRRNGRLHTVKAREVVLCGGAINTPQLLQLSGVGNSAHLKSLGIKPVVDLPGVGENLQDHLEVYVQHSCKLPVSMQPNLSLWRYPLIGLQWLLGRKGPAATNHFEGGGFVRSNEDVSYPNLMFHFLPVAVRYDGQKADAKHGYQVHVGPMYSDARGSLKITSTDPAAHPSMQFNYLSTEQDRREWVEAIRVTRDILAQKALAPYSGGELSPGPSVQTDEEILDWVARDAETALHPSCTAKMGPATDPLAVVDPLTMKVHGTTGLRVADASAMPYVTNGNIYAPVMMLAEKAADLILGRKPLAPQQADFYRHQIDTQVDAELPAAAELPAEPAPSLGRA, from the coding sequence ATGACGAACGAGAGCTATGACTACGTGATTGTAGGCGGCGGCAGCGCCGGATCCGTCCTGGCCGACAGACTGAGCGCAGACGGGTCCAGCACCGTGCTGGTACTCGAGGCAGGACGCAGCGACTACCCCTGGGACCTCTTCATCCAGATGCCCGCCGCACTGACCTTTCCCAGCGGCAGCAGGTTCTACGACTGGCGGTACGAGTCAGATCCCGAACCCCACATGCACGGCCGGCGGATCGCCCACGCACGCGGCAAGGTTCTGGGCGGCTCGAGCTCCATCAACGGCATGATCTTCCAGCGCGGCAATCCCCTGGACTACGAGCGGTGGGGCGGCGATGCCGGTATGGATACGTGGGATTTTGCCCACTGCCTTCCCTACTTCAAGCGCATGGAGAACGCGTTGGCGGCAGCTCCGGACGACGAACTGCGAGGCCATGACGGACCGCTGGTCCTGGAGCGCGGGCCGGCACGGAACCCCTTGTTCCAGGCCTTCTTCCGGGCTTCGGAGGAGGCCGGCCACCAGCGGACCGACGACGTCAACGGCTTCCGGCAGGAGGGCTTCGGCCCCTTCGACCGGAACGTCCACAAGGGCCAGCGGCTCTCGGCATCCCGCGCCTACCTGCGCCCCAACAAGGGCCGGCCGAACCTGACAATCCGCACCCGCGCGCTGGCCGCCAAGGTCAACTTCGACGGCACCACAGCAACCGGGGTCACCTACCGCCGCAATGGCCGGCTGCACACGGTCAAAGCCAGGGAAGTGGTGCTGTGCGGCGGAGCGATCAATACTCCCCAACTGCTCCAGCTTTCCGGCGTCGGAAACTCTGCACACCTGAAGTCACTGGGCATCAAGCCCGTAGTGGACCTGCCGGGTGTCGGCGAAAACCTGCAGGACCACCTGGAAGTCTACGTCCAGCACTCCTGTAAGCTGCCCGTCTCCATGCAGCCAAACCTCAGCCTGTGGCGCTACCCGCTGATCGGGCTCCAGTGGCTGCTGGGGCGCAAGGGGCCGGCAGCGACCAACCACTTCGAGGGCGGCGGCTTCGTCCGTTCCAATGAGGACGTCTCTTACCCCAACCTGATGTTCCACTTCCTGCCGGTGGCAGTCCGCTACGACGGCCAGAAGGCCGACGCCAAGCATGGCTACCAGGTCCACGTGGGCCCCATGTACTCAGACGCGCGGGGAAGCCTGAAGATCACTTCCACAGATCCGGCCGCCCACCCCTCAATGCAGTTCAACTACCTCTCCACCGAACAGGACCGGCGTGAATGGGTCGAGGCCATCCGCGTCACAAGGGACATCCTCGCCCAGAAGGCCCTCGCGCCCTACAGCGGCGGCGAGCTCTCACCCGGCCCTTCCGTCCAGACAGACGAGGAGATCCTCGACTGGGTGGCGCGCGACGCCGAGACGGCCCTGCATCCGTCCTGCACCGCCAAGATGGGCCCCGCCACCGACCCCTTGGCCGTGGTGGACCCGCTCACCATGAAGGTCCACGGCACAACCGGGCTGCGCGTGGCCGATGCCTCGGCAATGCCGTACGTGACCAACGGCAACATCTACGCCCCCGTCATGATGCTGGCGGAGAAGGCAGCGGACCTGATCCTCGGCCGTAAGCCGCTGGCACCGCAGCAGGCGGACTTCTACCGGCACCAGATTGACACGCAGGTGGACGCCGAACTCCCGGCCGCCGCCGAGCTCCCGGCCGAACCCGCACCCAGCCTGGGTCGGGCATGA